One window of Tenacibaculum maritimum NCIMB 2154 genomic DNA carries:
- a CDS encoding cold-shock protein, giving the protein MKQGTIKFFNESKGFGFVTESGSNTEYFVHVSGLIDEVREGDTVEFDLKEGRKGLNAVDVRVI; this is encoded by the coding sequence ATGAAACAAGGAACAATAAAGTTCTTTAATGAATCTAAAGGTTTTGGATTCGTTACTGAGTCAGGATCAAACACAGAATACTTTGTGCACGTATCAGGACTAATCGATGAGGTTAGAGAAGGTGATACTGTTGAATTTGACTTAAAAGAAGGAAGAAAAGGATTAAACGCTGTAGACGTTAGAGTAATTTAA
- the dnaE gene encoding DNA polymerase III subunit alpha encodes MYLIFDTETTGLPKSWNAPITDTDNWPRCIQIAWQLHDELGNLIEHNDFLIRPDGFNIPFDAERIHGISTNLAEEQGISLTEGLELFNAVLKKAKFIVGQNVGFDVNIMGCEFHRLGVSNNLTELPVLDTCTEHTAQMCQIPGGRGGKFKLPTLTELHHHLFGVGFGEAHNATADVEATTRCFLELIRLRQYTEEALDVPSDYFEKYTEANPMPIKVIGLKHLNLKKESEKIRQRITQEKGGETTINTSEGLAKLKDVQFAHLHNHTQYSVLQSTIQIGNIVKAAAKDHMSAVAMTDTGNMMAAFHFVQEVLSHNKAAEAANKEAIEKGETPNAQILKPIIGCELNVCQNHTDKSQKDNGYQIVLLAKNKNGYHNLAKMSSIAFVDGFYYIPRIDKEIIKKYKEDIIVLTGNLYGEIPSKILNVGETQAEEALLWWKQEFGDDLYIELMRHDQEDERVVNETLLKFATKHKIKTVATNNTFYLEKEDANAHDILLCVKDGEKQATPKGRGRGYRYGLPNDEYYFKSSEEMKTLFADLPEAIINIQEIVDKIAPFTLARDVLLPAFDIPQEFRDEKDNEDGGKRGENNFLRHLTYEGAKKRYGEITESIRERLDFELEVIEKTGYPGYFLIVEDFIREARNMDVSVGPGRGSAAGSVVAYCLWITNIDPIKYDLLFERFLNPERVSMPDIDIDFDDEGRGRVMDYVIKKYGANQVAQIITYGTMAAKSSIRDTARVLDLPLFEADRIAKLIPGMKLKKIFSLDESGLKEKLRSEEIELVNELKRLSSGADLTAETINKARILEGSVRNTGIHACGVIITPDDITKFVPVSLAKDSDMYVTQFDNSVVESAGLLKMDFLGLKTLTLIKDTVKIVKARHNIDLDPENFPIDDLKTYELFQRGETVGIFQYESPGMQKYMRELKPTVFADLIAMNALYRPGPLEYIPSFIRRKHGDEEIEYDLPAMEEYLKETYGITVYQEQVMLLSQKLADFTKGEADVLRKAMGKKQIAVLAKMKPKFVDQASANGHDPEKLEKIWTDWEAFASYAFNKSHSTCYAWIAYQTAYLKAHYPAEYMAAVLSNNMNDIKSVSFFMEESKRMGLDVLGPDVNESYLKFSVNDQGAVRFGMAAIKGVGSGAVKAIIDERQENGPYKSIFDVAKRIDLRAANKKAFEGLVLAGGFDSFTNTHRAQYYVTDEKGQTFLEKAIRYGNKFQESQNSSQVSLFGEASEIELPEPIIPVCDTWGTMELLGKEKEVIGMYISAHPLDDFKNELKFCNAVISNFKDDLKKYEGLNLSFAGILSDVQHRVSKMGKGWAMFTIEDYNDSYEFRVFGEDYLKFKHYLVPNSFLFIKTTVQPGWVNKDGVRGEPRLKFTDFKLLHDIMDEMCKKLTLKIPLHQLKENFIKDLQHLIVLNRGTQNLYFTIWDADEKIELNLPSRNTKVKISNEFLKALDEQFINYKLN; translated from the coding sequence ATGTATTTGATTTTTGACACGGAAACAACTGGTTTACCAAAAAGTTGGAATGCTCCTATTACTGATACAGACAACTGGCCTAGATGTATTCAAATAGCATGGCAATTGCATGATGAATTAGGAAATTTAATTGAGCATAATGATTTTTTAATTCGCCCAGATGGATTTAATATTCCTTTTGATGCAGAACGTATTCATGGTATTTCTACAAATCTAGCAGAAGAACAGGGTATTTCTTTAACAGAAGGGCTAGAATTATTCAACGCGGTTTTAAAAAAAGCGAAATTTATTGTAGGGCAAAATGTAGGCTTTGATGTAAACATTATGGGCTGTGAATTTCATCGTTTAGGAGTTTCTAATAACTTAACGGAACTACCTGTATTGGATACTTGTACGGAACATACCGCTCAAATGTGTCAAATACCTGGAGGACGTGGAGGAAAATTTAAGCTTCCTACACTTACGGAATTACATCATCATCTTTTTGGCGTAGGGTTTGGAGAGGCACATAATGCCACAGCAGATGTTGAAGCTACTACAAGGTGTTTCCTTGAACTTATTCGTTTAAGACAATATACAGAAGAAGCACTAGATGTTCCTTCTGATTATTTCGAGAAATACACTGAAGCAAACCCCATGCCTATTAAGGTTATTGGTTTAAAGCACCTGAATTTAAAAAAGGAGAGTGAAAAAATTCGCCAAAGGATAACTCAAGAAAAAGGTGGAGAAACTACTATTAATACTTCTGAAGGACTTGCTAAACTAAAAGATGTTCAGTTTGCCCACCTGCACAACCATACACAATATTCAGTATTACAATCTACCATACAAATAGGAAACATTGTAAAAGCAGCTGCCAAAGATCATATGTCCGCTGTTGCTATGACAGATACTGGAAATATGATGGCTGCCTTCCATTTCGTACAAGAAGTATTGAGTCATAATAAAGCTGCAGAAGCTGCCAATAAAGAAGCTATTGAAAAAGGAGAAACTCCTAATGCTCAAATTTTAAAACCTATTATTGGTTGCGAACTAAATGTTTGTCAAAATCATACTGATAAAAGTCAAAAAGATAATGGATATCAAATTGTTTTATTAGCTAAAAATAAAAATGGATACCACAACTTAGCAAAAATGTCTTCTATTGCGTTTGTTGATGGATTTTATTACATCCCTAGAATTGATAAAGAAATTATAAAAAAATATAAAGAAGATATTATTGTTTTAACAGGAAATTTATACGGAGAAATTCCTAGTAAAATATTAAATGTAGGAGAAACGCAAGCAGAAGAAGCACTTCTTTGGTGGAAACAAGAATTTGGCGATGATCTGTATATTGAATTAATGCGTCATGATCAAGAAGATGAAAGGGTCGTAAATGAAACGCTCTTAAAGTTTGCAACAAAACACAAGATAAAAACCGTTGCTACAAACAATACCTTTTATCTTGAAAAAGAAGATGCTAATGCGCATGATATTTTACTTTGCGTTAAAGATGGTGAAAAACAAGCAACTCCAAAAGGAAGAGGAAGGGGATACCGATACGGACTTCCTAATGATGAGTATTATTTCAAATCTTCAGAAGAAATGAAAACACTCTTTGCCGACCTTCCTGAAGCAATCATCAATATTCAAGAAATTGTAGATAAAATAGCACCTTTCACATTAGCTCGCGACGTACTATTGCCTGCTTTTGATATCCCACAAGAATTTAGAGATGAAAAAGATAATGAAGATGGCGGTAAGCGGGGAGAGAACAACTTCTTACGCCATCTAACTTATGAAGGTGCTAAAAAACGCTATGGAGAAATTACGGAAAGTATTAGAGAACGTTTGGACTTTGAACTTGAAGTAATTGAAAAAACAGGATATCCGGGATATTTCTTAATTGTAGAAGATTTTATTCGCGAAGCACGAAATATGGATGTTTCTGTGGGACCAGGAAGGGGATCTGCTGCTGGTAGTGTAGTAGCATACTGCTTATGGATTACGAATATTGATCCTATTAAATATGATCTTCTTTTTGAGCGCTTCCTAAACCCTGAACGTGTATCCATGCCCGATATTGATATTGATTTTGATGATGAAGGACGTGGACGTGTTATGGATTATGTAATTAAAAAGTATGGAGCCAATCAGGTAGCACAAATTATTACTTATGGTACTATGGCTGCTAAATCTTCTATTAGAGATACTGCGCGTGTATTAGACCTTCCTCTTTTTGAGGCTGATCGAATTGCTAAATTAATTCCTGGGATGAAATTAAAAAAGATTTTTTCTCTGGATGAAAGCGGCCTAAAAGAAAAGCTTCGTTCTGAAGAAATTGAGCTCGTTAATGAACTTAAACGCCTATCTAGCGGAGCTGACTTAACAGCAGAAACAATTAATAAAGCTAGAATATTAGAAGGGTCTGTTAGAAACACAGGAATTCATGCTTGTGGGGTTATTATTACTCCTGATGATATTACTAAATTCGTACCTGTTTCTCTTGCCAAAGACTCTGATATGTATGTTACTCAGTTTGACAATTCTGTTGTAGAAAGCGCTGGGTTATTAAAAATGGATTTCTTAGGATTAAAAACATTAACCCTAATTAAAGATACCGTTAAAATTGTCAAAGCAAGACATAATATTGATTTAGACCCTGAGAATTTCCCTATTGATGATCTTAAAACGTATGAGTTGTTCCAGAGAGGAGAAACCGTTGGTATATTTCAATATGAATCTCCAGGAATGCAAAAATATATGCGAGAACTAAAACCTACTGTTTTCGCTGATTTAATCGCCATGAATGCTTTATATAGACCTGGTCCTTTAGAATACATTCCTTCATTTATTAGAAGAAAGCATGGAGATGAAGAAATTGAGTATGACTTACCTGCTATGGAGGAATACTTAAAAGAAACCTATGGCATTACAGTATATCAAGAGCAAGTAATGCTTCTGTCTCAAAAACTAGCTGATTTTACTAAGGGAGAAGCCGATGTATTGCGTAAAGCTATGGGTAAAAAGCAAATTGCAGTCTTGGCTAAAATGAAACCTAAATTTGTAGATCAAGCAAGTGCTAATGGGCATGATCCTGAAAAATTAGAAAAAATATGGACAGACTGGGAAGCTTTTGCTTCATATGCCTTTAATAAGTCTCACTCTACTTGTTATGCTTGGATTGCTTATCAAACAGCCTATTTAAAGGCGCACTATCCTGCTGAATATATGGCTGCTGTTCTTTCTAATAATATGAATGACATTAAATCTGTTTCGTTTTTTATGGAAGAATCAAAACGCATGGGACTCGATGTATTGGGCCCAGATGTGAATGAATCTTATTTAAAATTTTCAGTAAATGACCAAGGAGCTGTTCGCTTTGGAATGGCAGCTATTAAAGGAGTAGGGTCTGGAGCTGTAAAGGCAATTATTGATGAACGACAAGAAAATGGCCCCTATAAATCTATCTTTGATGTTGCAAAACGTATTGATCTACGAGCTGCTAATAAAAAAGCTTTCGAAGGACTCGTACTTGCCGGAGGGTTTGATTCGTTTACAAATACACATCGAGCACAATATTATGTAACTGATGAAAAAGGACAAACTTTCCTGGAAAAAGCAATTCGTTATGGTAACAAATTCCAAGAAAGTCAAAATTCATCACAGGTTTCTTTATTTGGAGAAGCTTCTGAAATAGAATTGCCTGAACCTATAATTCCTGTTTGTGATACTTGGGGTACAATGGAACTACTTGGTAAAGAAAAGGAAGTAATTGGAATGTATATCTCTGCACATCCTTTAGATGATTTTAAAAATGAACTAAAATTTTGCAATGCTGTCATCTCCAATTTTAAAGATGATTTAAAAAAGTATGAAGGACTAAACCTCTCTTTTGCTGGTATTTTATCAGATGTACAACACCGCGTATCTAAAATGGGAAAAGGCTGGGCCATGTTTACTATAGAAGACTATAATGATAGCTACGAGTTTAGAGTGTTTGGAGAAGATTACTTAAAATTTAAGCACTATTTGGTTCCAAATTCTTTCTTATTTATAAAAACTACCGTACAACCAGGGTGGGTTAATAAAGATGGGGTACGGGGAGAACCTCGATTAAAATTTACTGATTTTAAGTTATTACATGACATCATGGATGAAATGTGTAAAAAACTAACCCTAAAAATTCCACTGCACCAATTGAAAGAAAATTTTATCAAAGACTTGCAGCACTTAATTGTTTTAAACAGAGGAACTCAAAACTTGTATTTTACCATTTGGGATGCTGACGAAAAAATTGAATTGAACCTCCCCAGTAGAAATACTAAAGTTAAAATTTCAAATGAATTTTTAAAAGCCCTAGATGAGCAGTTTATTAATTATAAATTAAATTAA
- a CDS encoding Dabb family protein, which translates to MKKKISTIRFFIVTLLITLTISCSSSDEDINNNTHEMNHELLEGKIRHIVLFKFKESITTSERNEVIKRFTDLRNATKNGKKYIHSIEYGNQNSKEGVDKDYEIAFLVTFNSLADRDYYVGKPFLTAPGTFDPQHDAFKNFVGPFLDLENANGGVLVFDYVLKY; encoded by the coding sequence ATGAAAAAAAAAATTTCTACAATCCGTTTTTTTATTGTAACCCTTCTAATTACATTAACAATTAGCTGCTCTTCATCTGATGAAGATATCAATAACAACACCCATGAAATGAACCATGAACTTTTAGAAGGAAAAATAAGGCATATTGTATTATTTAAATTCAAAGAAAGCATTACCACTTCTGAGCGAAATGAAGTTATAAAAAGATTTACAGATTTAAGAAATGCTACCAAGAATGGAAAGAAATACATCCATTCCATTGAATATGGAAATCAAAATAGTAAGGAAGGCGTTGATAAAGACTATGAAATTGCTTTTCTTGTGACTTTTAATTCTCTTGCAGATAGAGATTATTATGTAGGGAAGCCTTTTTTAACAGCTCCTGGTACCTTTGACCCTCAACATGACGCTTTTAAAAATTTCGTGGGACCATTTTTAGATCTTGAAAATGCCAATGGAGGTGTCTTAGTTTTTGACTATGTTTTAAAATATTAA
- a CDS encoding TonB-dependent receptor, which produces MSFIKKVKIVTFLVLLFAVLEVNAQTFMLSGKVVNESGTPLVGASILIEDLGRGGATGFDGNFQLALHKGTYALKVSYIGFKTIDKIVTVSRDMRINIVLAPNQNFLDEVLVSAVRVKADAPVSHSNLTKKEIAKRNLGQDIPILMKYLPNVISSSDAGAGIGYTYMRVRGSDASRINVTVNGIPYNDAESQGTFWVNMGDFASSTQSLQLQRGVGTSTNGSGAFGASLNILTDAISEKSGGEISNAFGSYGTRKHTVKYTTGKLNDHFELSGRFSNIYSDGYVDRAFTDLKSYFLQGNYTDDNTLVKALVFGGKEQTYQAWAGLNATQLKENRRQNPYTYENETDNYQQDHYQVHWNEKLNSKWSTNVSLNYTRGKGYFEQFKEKEKAETFNNLIVDDSDVIVNRWLDNHFYVANGTSTYKSEKVEFVSGLSYSNYKNDHYGEVIWGSDLAANTRIRDRYYESSSKKTDWNIFSKVIFNLSDRVKAYIDMQGRFVNYKTVGLTSKRKPINVDTNFNFFNPKAGITYDLDNQNSFYLSYARANREPNRNDFEGGTTQHESLHDYELGWRLKNDVVKLSTNVYLMDYQNQLVLTGAIDDVGGFIRATSGESYRLGLEVDADIMLSTQVKMQPNIAFSQNKNRNFYALVNGTLENLGNTTISNSPSMVFGNTFVYQPTSNLQLAFLSKYVGDQYMGNLQGRISDSDKLEDYFTSDFNIVYEIKTNKIFKSIVLTGLVNNIFNKKYVDRGYYYTYEYDVEDDLGNIIGEATGDGAGYYPQATRNFLLSATLKF; this is translated from the coding sequence ATGTCTTTTATTAAAAAAGTGAAGATAGTAACTTTTTTAGTTTTATTATTTGCTGTATTGGAAGTCAATGCGCAAACTTTTATGCTCTCAGGAAAAGTCGTTAATGAATCAGGAACACCTTTAGTAGGAGCTTCTATACTTATTGAAGATTTAGGTAGAGGAGGTGCAACGGGTTTTGATGGTAATTTTCAATTAGCGCTTCATAAAGGAACTTATGCGCTAAAAGTGTCTTATATAGGCTTTAAGACAATTGATAAAATAGTAACTGTGAGTCGAGATATGCGAATAAATATTGTGTTAGCTCCTAATCAAAATTTTTTAGATGAAGTTTTGGTTTCTGCTGTTCGTGTAAAGGCTGATGCCCCTGTTAGTCATTCCAATCTCACAAAAAAAGAAATAGCTAAGCGTAACTTGGGACAGGATATTCCTATTTTGATGAAATACTTGCCCAATGTTATTTCGTCTTCAGACGCTGGGGCGGGTATTGGTTATACATATATGCGTGTGCGTGGATCTGATGCCTCTAGAATAAATGTTACTGTAAATGGAATTCCTTATAATGATGCCGAAAGTCAAGGAACTTTTTGGGTAAATATGGGAGATTTTGCTTCCTCTACGCAAAGCTTACAATTGCAAAGGGGGGTAGGTACTTCTACTAATGGCTCAGGAGCTTTCGGGGCTAGTTTAAATATACTAACAGATGCTATTTCTGAAAAATCTGGTGGAGAAATTTCAAATGCTTTTGGTTCGTATGGTACTCGAAAACATACTGTAAAATACACTACAGGTAAACTGAATGATCATTTCGAATTATCAGGAAGGTTTTCTAATATTTATTCTGATGGTTATGTGGATAGGGCTTTTACTGATTTGAAATCGTACTTCTTGCAGGGAAATTATACGGATGATAATACCTTAGTTAAAGCACTGGTTTTTGGAGGGAAAGAGCAAACTTACCAAGCTTGGGCTGGATTAAACGCTACTCAATTGAAAGAAAATCGTCGCCAGAATCCTTATACGTATGAGAACGAAACAGATAATTATCAGCAAGATCATTATCAAGTGCATTGGAATGAAAAATTGAATAGCAAATGGAGTACTAATGTCAGTTTGAATTATACTAGAGGAAAAGGCTACTTCGAGCAGTTTAAGGAAAAAGAAAAGGCTGAAACTTTTAATAATTTAATTGTTGATGATAGTGATGTTATTGTGAACCGTTGGCTAGATAATCATTTTTATGTTGCTAATGGAACTTCAACCTATAAAAGTGAGAAGGTTGAATTTGTATCAGGACTCTCGTATAGTAATTATAAGAACGATCATTATGGAGAGGTAATCTGGGGAAGTGATTTGGCTGCTAATACAAGGATTAGGGATCGCTATTATGAAAGTAGTTCAAAAAAAACAGATTGGAATATTTTTTCGAAGGTTATTTTTAACCTTTCAGATCGTGTAAAAGCATATATAGATATGCAAGGGAGATTTGTTAATTATAAAACTGTTGGATTGACCTCTAAGCGAAAGCCAATTAATGTGGATACTAATTTTAATTTTTTCAATCCCAAAGCAGGAATTACGTATGACTTAGATAATCAAAATAGCTTTTACCTTTCTTATGCTAGGGCTAATAGAGAGCCTAATAGAAATGATTTTGAAGGAGGAACTACACAACATGAAAGTTTACATGATTATGAGTTAGGTTGGAGATTGAAGAATGATGTTGTTAAATTAAGTACCAATGTTTATTTGATGGATTATCAGAATCAATTGGTTTTAACTGGAGCTATTGATGATGTGGGAGGGTTTATTAGGGCAACTAGTGGTGAGAGTTATCGCTTAGGGCTAGAGGTTGATGCAGATATTATGCTATCAACACAAGTAAAAATGCAACCTAATATTGCATTTAGTCAGAATAAAAATAGAAACTTCTACGCTCTTGTAAATGGAACTTTGGAAAATTTAGGGAACACTACTATTTCAAATTCGCCTAGTATGGTTTTTGGAAATACGTTTGTATATCAACCAACTTCTAATTTACAATTGGCTTTTTTATCTAAATATGTAGGAGATCAATATATGGGGAATTTGCAAGGCAGAATTTCTGATTCAGACAAGCTTGAAGATTATTTTACAAGTGATTTTAATATCGTTTATGAAATTAAAACGAATAAAATTTTTAAATCTATTGTATTAACGGGGCTAGTTAATAATATTTTTAATAAGAAATATGTTGATAGAGGGTATTATTATACCTACGAATACGATGTTGAAGACGACTTAGGAAATATTATAGGGGAAGCAACAGGTGATGGAGCTGGTTATTACCCACAGGCAACAAGAAACTTTTTATTAAGTGCAACATTAAAGTTCTAA
- the arfB gene encoding alternative ribosome rescue aminoacyl-tRNA hydrolase ArfB gives MNIENLIRELQFKAVRSSGAGGQHVNKVSSKVVLSFDLHSSLSLSSEEKELISRRLKNRLTKSSCIVLECGETRSQYRNKEIVIQRFIALIKIALTATKRRKATKPTKASVRKRLQKKQTTSLKKQLRQKPRID, from the coding sequence ATGAATATTGAGAACCTTATAAGAGAACTTCAATTCAAAGCTGTTAGAAGCTCTGGAGCAGGGGGGCAGCATGTTAACAAGGTATCTTCTAAAGTAGTACTGTCTTTTGATTTGCACAGTAGTCTGTCATTATCGTCAGAGGAAAAAGAATTAATATCAAGGCGCTTAAAAAATAGACTTACTAAAAGTAGTTGTATTGTGTTGGAATGTGGTGAAACCCGCAGTCAGTATCGAAATAAAGAAATTGTTATACAACGTTTTATAGCGCTTATAAAAATAGCACTTACTGCAACAAAAAGAAGAAAAGCAACCAAGCCAACTAAAGCTTCTGTAAGAAAAAGATTACAAAAGAAGCAAACCACTTCTTTAAAAAAGCAGTTGCGTCAAAAACCAAGAATTGATTAA
- a CDS encoding AAA family ATPase → MEKNLKQKPVHIIKVVLFGPESTGKTTLSRQLARYYNTVWAPEYAREYLQNKWNNERKTCEQDDLIPIAEGQMRLENELAEKADKILICDTDLLETKVYSEEFYGGFVDPRLDEAARENEYDLYLLTYIDTPWEEDDLRDRPEQRLEMFEAFETALKKHHKNYILLKGDKETRLKKATKAIDVILESSKNLHSFSDTLIDVDMHFLHQGINPFNLDY, encoded by the coding sequence ATGGAGAAAAATCTTAAACAAAAACCAGTCCATATTATAAAAGTTGTTTTATTTGGTCCAGAATCAACTGGAAAAACAACATTATCTAGGCAATTAGCTCGCTATTACAATACTGTTTGGGCTCCTGAATATGCTCGGGAGTATTTACAAAATAAATGGAATAATGAACGGAAAACATGTGAGCAAGATGATTTGATTCCTATTGCTGAAGGGCAAATGAGATTAGAAAATGAGCTAGCAGAAAAAGCTGATAAAATTTTGATTTGTGATACGGATCTACTAGAAACTAAAGTGTATTCGGAAGAATTTTATGGCGGATTCGTTGATCCTAGACTGGATGAAGCAGCCCGAGAAAATGAATATGATTTGTATTTATTAACTTATATAGATACTCCTTGGGAAGAAGATGATTTGCGAGATAGACCTGAACAACGATTGGAAATGTTTGAGGCTTTTGAAACAGCCTTAAAGAAACATCATAAAAATTATATTCTGTTAAAAGGAGATAAGGAAACTCGTTTAAAAAAAGCAACAAAGGCTATTGATGTTATTTTGGAGTCTTCTAAAAACCTGCATTCATTTTCTGATACGCTAATAGATGTAGATATGCATTTCTTGCATCAGGGGATAAATCCTTTTAATTTAGATTATTAA
- the pnuC gene encoding nicotinamide riboside transporter PnuC — protein sequence MNSIFNYLFAQYASSSVIDISLEVIAIIFGLLSVWFSKKNKIWVFPTGLISTSIFVYLLLKWGLLGDMMINAYYFIMSIYGWYIWTQKVDETHVTPISRTTVREQKMSILIFIGTLFFVFMIYRFFDKWNGLIAYIDTVTTAIFFVGMWLMAKRKIENWTYWIIGDLISIPLYFYKGFTFTSFQYLIFTFIAISGYLSWRKILNKNQSIL from the coding sequence ATGAACTCGATTTTTAATTACTTATTTGCCCAGTATGCAAGTTCTTCGGTAATTGATATTTCTTTGGAAGTTATTGCAATTATCTTCGGACTTTTATCTGTTTGGTTTTCTAAAAAAAACAAGATTTGGGTGTTTCCTACGGGGCTAATTAGCACTTCTATTTTCGTTTATTTATTGTTAAAATGGGGGCTTTTAGGAGATATGATGATTAATGCGTACTATTTTATAATGAGTATTTATGGATGGTATATTTGGACCCAAAAAGTAGATGAAACTCACGTAACCCCAATAAGTAGAACGACTGTTAGAGAGCAAAAAATGAGTATTTTGATTTTTATAGGAACCTTGTTTTTTGTATTCATGATCTATCGTTTTTTTGATAAATGGAATGGTTTAATAGCTTATATAGATACCGTTACTACTGCTATATTTTTTGTAGGAATGTGGTTGATGGCAAAGCGAAAAATAGAAAATTGGACTTACTGGATCATAGGTGATCTTATTTCCATTCCTCTTTATTTTTACAAAGGGTTTACATTTACAAGCTTTCAATATTTAATATTTACGTTCATAGCAATTTCAGGATATTTATCATGGAGAAAAATCTTAAACAAAAACCAGTCCATATTATAA
- a CDS encoding 4'-phosphopantetheinyl transferase family protein, with translation MPVYKRLTINTTTKVLIWKIEESFEALCKEVVLGSESQVRLDKMKSELHQRAFLSVRHLLKEAGYNDADLIYDDFGKPHLKDGKFISITHSFIFSGIIISDEKPVGIDIEKQRDKILRIAPKFTPIEEYRTIANASALISKLTIVWGAKESLYKIYGKKKLLFLEHIYIEDFKFSDAKTTGEVRFDGRCTVYDVHFLEFDGFTCVYAY, from the coding sequence ATGCCTGTTTATAAAAGATTAACGATTAACACTACTACTAAAGTATTGATTTGGAAGATTGAAGAATCTTTTGAGGCATTATGTAAGGAGGTCGTTTTAGGTAGCGAAAGTCAAGTCCGTTTAGACAAAATGAAGTCAGAGTTGCATCAGAGAGCTTTTCTAAGTGTACGCCATTTGCTCAAAGAAGCAGGGTATAATGACGCAGATTTAATTTATGATGATTTTGGAAAACCGCACCTAAAAGATGGAAAATTTATTTCTATAACGCACTCTTTTATTTTTTCAGGAATTATAATTTCTGACGAAAAACCTGTTGGTATCGATATTGAAAAACAACGCGATAAAATTTTAAGAATAGCGCCTAAATTTACCCCTATTGAAGAATATAGAACCATTGCCAATGCTAGTGCTTTGATTAGTAAGTTGACCATTGTTTGGGGAGCTAAGGAGAGTCTATATAAAATATATGGCAAAAAGAAATTACTTTTTTTAGAGCACATCTATATTGAAGATTTTAAATTTTCTGATGCTAAAACAACTGGAGAAGTTAGGTTTGATGGCAGGTGCACAGTTTATGATGTCCATTTTTTAGAATTTGATGGTTTTACTTGTGTATATGCGTATTAG